In Amaranthus tricolor cultivar Red isolate AtriRed21 chromosome 3, ASM2621246v1, whole genome shotgun sequence, a single window of DNA contains:
- the LOC130807470 gene encoding uncharacterized protein LOC130807470, producing the protein MEEASYKKRARVDSAELESEFDFDFDSTKAKRIRDDLLSWLDDSDAVPDRDSMSHDLDSVIRSFEEEIGSSESRSSPTNIIDLTSDSGDLLPELGEFAGDGVEILTEKENRSSEGVKMDELVRVSTESSRFGEVWDFLDDFPSYDTFGIGLGYEQETEFVTLDGIFDYSDINLSWRPDTLPA; encoded by the coding sequence atggaGGAAGCGAGTTACAAAAAACGAGCTCGAGTTGACTCGGCTGAGTTAGAATCCGAGTTTGATTTCGATTTCGATTCGACTAAAGCCAAGAGGATCAGAGACGATCTCTTGAGTTGGCTGGACGACTCGGATGCTGTACCTGATCGTGACTCGATGAGTCACGATCTTGACTCGGTAATCCGAAGTTTTGAAGAGGAGATAGGAAGTTCTGAATCTCGTTCTTCACCGACAAATATCATCGATCTGACATCTGACTCCGGAGATTTACTGCCGGAATTAGGTGAGTTCGCCGGTGACGGTGTTGAAATACTGACGGAAAAAGAAAATCGATCAAGTGAAGGTGTAAAGATGGATGAGTTAGTCCGAGTGTCGACCGAGTCATCGAGATTTGGTGAGGTCTGGGATTTTCTGGACGATTTTCCGAGTTATGACACGTTTGGGATCGGGTTAGGTTACGAGCAGGAAACTGAGTTTGTGACTTTAGATGGAATATTTGACTATTCTGATATAAACCTTTCATGGCGGCCGGACACGCTTCCAGCATAA